A genomic window from Gossypium hirsutum isolate 1008001.06 chromosome D12, Gossypium_hirsutum_v2.1, whole genome shotgun sequence includes:
- the LOC107946722 gene encoding two-component response regulator-like APRR2 isoform X2: MICTTNDLSAWKDFPKGLKVLLLDEDSNSAAELKSKLEAMDYIVYTFCNENEALSAVSSRPESFHVAIVEINTNKKNGSFKFLETAKDLPTIMTSNIHCISTVMKCIALGAVEFLKKPLSEEKLRNIWQHVAFNAVGTDLSESVKPVEESLVSMLYLQLENGEPKDKDLDKTQDASVIHENDPEPSTGSDKYPAPSTPQIEQGGRLSANGDCQDHANCSIEKESSEQDGESKSVETTSDNTIAEVTIPVGQPQGPRDTMVTEEADLVDGTKGKSTTYSQTENGVNSKNSQAVAEKPSTVSGIHSSCLNKANRKKSKVDWTPALHKKFVQAVDQLGIDQAIPSRILELMKIEGLTRHNVASHLQKYRMHRKHILPKEDDRRWPQRDQTQRSCYPHKPIIAFPPHYSNHVVPVGPLYPMWGAPPYPSSIQMWGSQGYPLWQPTESWHWKPYPGVHADAWGCPVMPPPHGYSSAFTQVSSYQNASVFHCSGTMDNRSGMPPNSVEHQPAEEVIDKVVKEAINKPWLPLPLGLKPPSTDTVLAELSKQGISTFPPHIYGLNSSCHGTT, from the exons ATGATTTGCACTACAAATGATTTATCAGCATGGAAGGATTTTCCAAAGGGTCTCAAGGTCCTTCTTCTTGATGAGGACAGTAATTCTGCTGCTGAGTTAAAATCAAAGCTTGAGGCAATGGACTATATTG TTTATACCTTCTGCAACGAAAATGAAGCTCTTTCTGCGGTTTCAAGTAGACCTGAAAGCTTCCATGTAGCCATTGTAGAG ATTAATACAAACAAAAAGAATGGGAGTTTTAAGTTTCTTGAAACTGCAAAGGACTTGCCTACCATTA TGACTTCAAACATTCATTGCATCAGCACCGTGATGAAGTGCATAGCG CTGGGCGCAGTTGAGTTTCTTAAGAAACCGCTGTCTGAGGAAAAACTAAGGAATATATGGCAACACGTG GCATTCAATGCTGTGGGGACAGACCTGTCTGAATCAGTAAAGCCTGTTGAAGAATCCTTGGTTTCAATGTTGTACTTACAATTGGAAAATGGAGAACCTAAGGATAAAGACTTGGATAAAACCCAAGATGCATCTGTGATTCATGAAAATGACCCTGAGCCATCAACAGGAAGTGATAAGTACCCAGCTCCATCAACACCACAAATAGAACAGGGAGGGAGGTTGTCAGCCAATGGAGATTGCCAAGATCATGCTAACTGCTCGATAGAAAAAGAGAGCAGTGAGCAGGATGGAGAATCCAAATCTGTCGAAACTACCAGTGACAATACAATTGCTGAAGTAACTATACCAGTTGGCCAACCTCAGGGACCAAGGGATACCATGGTGACAGAGGAGGCTGACTTGGTTGATGGTACCAAGGGTAAGAGTACCACGTATTCTCAAACAGAAAACGGAGTAAATAGCAAAAATTCTCAAGCTGTTGCTGAAAAACCCAGTACGGTTTCTGGTATTCATAGTTCTTGTCTGAACAAAGCTAATCGAAAAAAGTCAAAG GTAGACTGGACACCGGCACTCCACAAGAAATTTGTACAAGCGGTGGACCAACTAGGTATAGATCAAGCCATCCCTTCTCGAATACTAGAGCTGATGAAAATAGAAGGCTTGACTAGGCATAATGTTGCTAGTCATCTACAG AAATATAGAATGCATAGAAAACATATTTTGCCCAAGGAGGATGATCGAAGGTGGCCACAAAGAGATCAAACCCAAAGGAGTTGTTATCCACATAAACCGATCATAGCCTTCCCACCCCATTACTCAAATCATGTTGTCCCAGTTGGTCCACTCTATCCCATGTGGGGAGCACCTCCTTATCCATCCAGCATCCAAATGTGGGGTTCACAGGGTTACCCCTTGTGGCAACCAACTGAAAGTTGGCATTGGAAGCCATATCCAGGG GTGCATGCCGATGCATGGGGCTGCCCTGTTATGCCCCCACCTCATGGATATAGTTCTGCATTCACTCAAGTGAGTAGTTATCAG AATGCATCTGTATTTCATTGTTCTGGCACCATGGATAATAGAAGTGGCATGCCTCCAAATTCTGTTGAACATCAGCCG GCAGAGGAGGTAATCGACAAGGTTGTGAAAGAAGCAATAAACAAGCCATGGTTACCTTTGCCTTTGGGCCTCAAGCCTCCTTCCACTGATACTGTGCTAGCTGAGCTGTCTAAACAAGGCATCTCCACCTTCCCTCCTCACATCTATGGCCTTAATTCATCATGCCATGGCACCACGTGA
- the LOC107946722 gene encoding two-component response regulator-like APRR2 isoform X1 — protein sequence MICTTNDLSAWKDFPKGLKVLLLDEDSNSAAELKSKLEAMDYIVYTFCNENEALSAVSSRPESFHVAIVEINTNKKNGSFKFLETAKDLPTIMTSNIHCISTVMKCIALGAVEFLKKPLSEEKLRNIWQHVVRKAFNAVGTDLSESVKPVEESLVSMLYLQLENGEPKDKDLDKTQDASVIHENDPEPSTGSDKYPAPSTPQIEQGGRLSANGDCQDHANCSIEKESSEQDGESKSVETTSDNTIAEVTIPVGQPQGPRDTMVTEEADLVDGTKGKSTTYSQTENGVNSKNSQAVAEKPSTVSGIHSSCLNKANRKKSKVDWTPALHKKFVQAVDQLGIDQAIPSRILELMKIEGLTRHNVASHLQKYRMHRKHILPKEDDRRWPQRDQTQRSCYPHKPIIAFPPHYSNHVVPVGPLYPMWGAPPYPSSIQMWGSQGYPLWQPTESWHWKPYPGVHADAWGCPVMPPPHGYSSAFTQVSSYQNASVFHCSGTMDNRSGMPPNSVEHQPAEEVIDKVVKEAINKPWLPLPLGLKPPSTDTVLAELSKQGISTFPPHIYGLNSSCHGTT from the exons ATGATTTGCACTACAAATGATTTATCAGCATGGAAGGATTTTCCAAAGGGTCTCAAGGTCCTTCTTCTTGATGAGGACAGTAATTCTGCTGCTGAGTTAAAATCAAAGCTTGAGGCAATGGACTATATTG TTTATACCTTCTGCAACGAAAATGAAGCTCTTTCTGCGGTTTCAAGTAGACCTGAAAGCTTCCATGTAGCCATTGTAGAG ATTAATACAAACAAAAAGAATGGGAGTTTTAAGTTTCTTGAAACTGCAAAGGACTTGCCTACCATTA TGACTTCAAACATTCATTGCATCAGCACCGTGATGAAGTGCATAGCG CTGGGCGCAGTTGAGTTTCTTAAGAAACCGCTGTCTGAGGAAAAACTAAGGAATATATGGCAACACGTGGTTCGTAAG GCATTCAATGCTGTGGGGACAGACCTGTCTGAATCAGTAAAGCCTGTTGAAGAATCCTTGGTTTCAATGTTGTACTTACAATTGGAAAATGGAGAACCTAAGGATAAAGACTTGGATAAAACCCAAGATGCATCTGTGATTCATGAAAATGACCCTGAGCCATCAACAGGAAGTGATAAGTACCCAGCTCCATCAACACCACAAATAGAACAGGGAGGGAGGTTGTCAGCCAATGGAGATTGCCAAGATCATGCTAACTGCTCGATAGAAAAAGAGAGCAGTGAGCAGGATGGAGAATCCAAATCTGTCGAAACTACCAGTGACAATACAATTGCTGAAGTAACTATACCAGTTGGCCAACCTCAGGGACCAAGGGATACCATGGTGACAGAGGAGGCTGACTTGGTTGATGGTACCAAGGGTAAGAGTACCACGTATTCTCAAACAGAAAACGGAGTAAATAGCAAAAATTCTCAAGCTGTTGCTGAAAAACCCAGTACGGTTTCTGGTATTCATAGTTCTTGTCTGAACAAAGCTAATCGAAAAAAGTCAAAG GTAGACTGGACACCGGCACTCCACAAGAAATTTGTACAAGCGGTGGACCAACTAGGTATAGATCAAGCCATCCCTTCTCGAATACTAGAGCTGATGAAAATAGAAGGCTTGACTAGGCATAATGTTGCTAGTCATCTACAG AAATATAGAATGCATAGAAAACATATTTTGCCCAAGGAGGATGATCGAAGGTGGCCACAAAGAGATCAAACCCAAAGGAGTTGTTATCCACATAAACCGATCATAGCCTTCCCACCCCATTACTCAAATCATGTTGTCCCAGTTGGTCCACTCTATCCCATGTGGGGAGCACCTCCTTATCCATCCAGCATCCAAATGTGGGGTTCACAGGGTTACCCCTTGTGGCAACCAACTGAAAGTTGGCATTGGAAGCCATATCCAGGG GTGCATGCCGATGCATGGGGCTGCCCTGTTATGCCCCCACCTCATGGATATAGTTCTGCATTCACTCAAGTGAGTAGTTATCAG AATGCATCTGTATTTCATTGTTCTGGCACCATGGATAATAGAAGTGGCATGCCTCCAAATTCTGTTGAACATCAGCCG GCAGAGGAGGTAATCGACAAGGTTGTGAAAGAAGCAATAAACAAGCCATGGTTACCTTTGCCTTTGGGCCTCAAGCCTCCTTCCACTGATACTGTGCTAGCTGAGCTGTCTAAACAAGGCATCTCCACCTTCCCTCCTCACATCTATGGCCTTAATTCATCATGCCATGGCACCACGTGA
- the LOC107946722 gene encoding two-component response regulator-like APRR2 isoform X5, with protein MICTTNDLSAWKDFPKGLKVLLLDEDSNSAAELKSKLEAMDYIVYTFCNENEALSAVSSRPESFHVAIVEINTNKKNGSFKFLETAKDLPTIMTSNIHCISTVMKCIALGAVEFLKKPLSEEKLRNIWQHVVRKAFNAVGTDLSESVKPVEESLVSMLYLQLENGEPKDKDLDKTQDASVIHENDPEPSTGSDKYPAPSTPQIEQGGRLSANGDCQDHANCSIEKESSEQDGESKSVETTSDNTIAEVTIPVGQPQGPRDTMVTEEADLVDGTKGKSTTYSQTENGVNSKNSQAVAEKPSTVSGIHSSCLNKANRKKSKVDWTPALHKKFVQAVDQLGIDQAIPSRILELMKIEGLTRHNVASHLQVHADAWGCPVMPPPHGYSSAFTQVSSYQNASVFHCSGTMDNRSGMPPNSVEHQPAEEVIDKVVKEAINKPWLPLPLGLKPPSTDTVLAELSKQGISTFPPHIYGLNSSCHGTT; from the exons ATGATTTGCACTACAAATGATTTATCAGCATGGAAGGATTTTCCAAAGGGTCTCAAGGTCCTTCTTCTTGATGAGGACAGTAATTCTGCTGCTGAGTTAAAATCAAAGCTTGAGGCAATGGACTATATTG TTTATACCTTCTGCAACGAAAATGAAGCTCTTTCTGCGGTTTCAAGTAGACCTGAAAGCTTCCATGTAGCCATTGTAGAG ATTAATACAAACAAAAAGAATGGGAGTTTTAAGTTTCTTGAAACTGCAAAGGACTTGCCTACCATTA TGACTTCAAACATTCATTGCATCAGCACCGTGATGAAGTGCATAGCG CTGGGCGCAGTTGAGTTTCTTAAGAAACCGCTGTCTGAGGAAAAACTAAGGAATATATGGCAACACGTGGTTCGTAAG GCATTCAATGCTGTGGGGACAGACCTGTCTGAATCAGTAAAGCCTGTTGAAGAATCCTTGGTTTCAATGTTGTACTTACAATTGGAAAATGGAGAACCTAAGGATAAAGACTTGGATAAAACCCAAGATGCATCTGTGATTCATGAAAATGACCCTGAGCCATCAACAGGAAGTGATAAGTACCCAGCTCCATCAACACCACAAATAGAACAGGGAGGGAGGTTGTCAGCCAATGGAGATTGCCAAGATCATGCTAACTGCTCGATAGAAAAAGAGAGCAGTGAGCAGGATGGAGAATCCAAATCTGTCGAAACTACCAGTGACAATACAATTGCTGAAGTAACTATACCAGTTGGCCAACCTCAGGGACCAAGGGATACCATGGTGACAGAGGAGGCTGACTTGGTTGATGGTACCAAGGGTAAGAGTACCACGTATTCTCAAACAGAAAACGGAGTAAATAGCAAAAATTCTCAAGCTGTTGCTGAAAAACCCAGTACGGTTTCTGGTATTCATAGTTCTTGTCTGAACAAAGCTAATCGAAAAAAGTCAAAG GTAGACTGGACACCGGCACTCCACAAGAAATTTGTACAAGCGGTGGACCAACTAGGTATAGATCAAGCCATCCCTTCTCGAATACTAGAGCTGATGAAAATAGAAGGCTTGACTAGGCATAATGTTGCTAGTCATCTACAG GTGCATGCCGATGCATGGGGCTGCCCTGTTATGCCCCCACCTCATGGATATAGTTCTGCATTCACTCAAGTGAGTAGTTATCAG AATGCATCTGTATTTCATTGTTCTGGCACCATGGATAATAGAAGTGGCATGCCTCCAAATTCTGTTGAACATCAGCCG GCAGAGGAGGTAATCGACAAGGTTGTGAAAGAAGCAATAAACAAGCCATGGTTACCTTTGCCTTTGGGCCTCAAGCCTCCTTCCACTGATACTGTGCTAGCTGAGCTGTCTAAACAAGGCATCTCCACCTTCCCTCCTCACATCTATGGCCTTAATTCATCATGCCATGGCACCACGTGA
- the LOC107946722 gene encoding two-component response regulator-like APRR2 isoform X4 translates to MICTTNDLSAWKDFPKGLKVLLLDEDSNSAAELKSKLEAMDYIVYTFCNENEALSAVSSRPESFHVAIVEINTNKKNGSFKFLETAKDLPTIMTSNIHCISTVMKCIALGAVEFLKKPLSEEKLRNIWQHVVRKAFNAVGTDLSESVKPVEESLVSMLYLQLENGEPKDKDLDKTQDASVIHENDPEPSTGSDKYPAPSTPQIEQGGRLSANGDCQDHANCSIEKESSEQDGESKSVETTSDNTIAEVTIPVGQPQGPRDTMVTEEADLVDGTKGKSTTYSQTENGVNSKNSQAVAEKPSTVSGIHSSCLNKANRKKSKVDWTPALHKKFVQAVDQLGIDQAIPSRILELMKIEGLTRHNVASHLQKYRMHRKHILPKEDDRRWPQRDQTQRSCYPHKPIIAFPPHYSNHVVPVGPLYPMWGAPPYPSSIQMWGSQGYPLWQPTESWHWKPYPGVSLLGSAISSFLTTWLTQLTGACRCMGLPCYAPTSWI, encoded by the exons ATGATTTGCACTACAAATGATTTATCAGCATGGAAGGATTTTCCAAAGGGTCTCAAGGTCCTTCTTCTTGATGAGGACAGTAATTCTGCTGCTGAGTTAAAATCAAAGCTTGAGGCAATGGACTATATTG TTTATACCTTCTGCAACGAAAATGAAGCTCTTTCTGCGGTTTCAAGTAGACCTGAAAGCTTCCATGTAGCCATTGTAGAG ATTAATACAAACAAAAAGAATGGGAGTTTTAAGTTTCTTGAAACTGCAAAGGACTTGCCTACCATTA TGACTTCAAACATTCATTGCATCAGCACCGTGATGAAGTGCATAGCG CTGGGCGCAGTTGAGTTTCTTAAGAAACCGCTGTCTGAGGAAAAACTAAGGAATATATGGCAACACGTGGTTCGTAAG GCATTCAATGCTGTGGGGACAGACCTGTCTGAATCAGTAAAGCCTGTTGAAGAATCCTTGGTTTCAATGTTGTACTTACAATTGGAAAATGGAGAACCTAAGGATAAAGACTTGGATAAAACCCAAGATGCATCTGTGATTCATGAAAATGACCCTGAGCCATCAACAGGAAGTGATAAGTACCCAGCTCCATCAACACCACAAATAGAACAGGGAGGGAGGTTGTCAGCCAATGGAGATTGCCAAGATCATGCTAACTGCTCGATAGAAAAAGAGAGCAGTGAGCAGGATGGAGAATCCAAATCTGTCGAAACTACCAGTGACAATACAATTGCTGAAGTAACTATACCAGTTGGCCAACCTCAGGGACCAAGGGATACCATGGTGACAGAGGAGGCTGACTTGGTTGATGGTACCAAGGGTAAGAGTACCACGTATTCTCAAACAGAAAACGGAGTAAATAGCAAAAATTCTCAAGCTGTTGCTGAAAAACCCAGTACGGTTTCTGGTATTCATAGTTCTTGTCTGAACAAAGCTAATCGAAAAAAGTCAAAG GTAGACTGGACACCGGCACTCCACAAGAAATTTGTACAAGCGGTGGACCAACTAGGTATAGATCAAGCCATCCCTTCTCGAATACTAGAGCTGATGAAAATAGAAGGCTTGACTAGGCATAATGTTGCTAGTCATCTACAG AAATATAGAATGCATAGAAAACATATTTTGCCCAAGGAGGATGATCGAAGGTGGCCACAAAGAGATCAAACCCAAAGGAGTTGTTATCCACATAAACCGATCATAGCCTTCCCACCCCATTACTCAAATCATGTTGTCCCAGTTGGTCCACTCTATCCCATGTGGGGAGCACCTCCTTATCCATCCAGCATCCAAATGTGGGGTTCACAGGGTTACCCCTTGTGGCAACCAACTGAAAGTTGGCATTGGAAGCCATATCCAGGGGTGAGTTTATTAGGGTCTgcaatttcatcttttttaactACTTGGCTGACTCAATTAACCG GTGCATGCCGATGCATGGGGCTGCCCTGTTATGCCCCCACCTCATGGATATAG
- the LOC107946722 gene encoding two-component response regulator-like APRR2 isoform X6, whose protein sequence is MICTTNDLSAWKDFPKGLKVLLLDEDSNSAAELKSKLEAMDYIVYTFCNENEALSAVSSRPESFHVAIVEINTNKKNGSFKFLETAKDLPTIMTSNIHCISTVMKCIALGAVEFLKKPLSEEKLRNIWQHVVRKAFNAVGTDLSESVKPVEESLVSMLYLQLENGEPKDKDLDKTQDASVIHENDPEPSTGSDKYPAPSTPQIEQGGRLSANGDCQDHANCSIEKESSEQDGESKSVETTSDNTIAEVTIPVGQPQGPRDTMVTEEADLVDGTKGKSTTYSQTENGVNSKNSQAVAEKPSTVSGIHSSCLNKANRKKSKVDWTPALHKKFVQAVDQLGIDQAIPSRILELMKIEGLTRHNVASHLQVHADAWGCPVMPPPHGYSSAFTQNASVFHCSGTMDNRSGMPPNSVEHQPAEEVIDKVVKEAINKPWLPLPLGLKPPSTDTVLAELSKQGISTFPPHIYGLNSSCHGTT, encoded by the exons ATGATTTGCACTACAAATGATTTATCAGCATGGAAGGATTTTCCAAAGGGTCTCAAGGTCCTTCTTCTTGATGAGGACAGTAATTCTGCTGCTGAGTTAAAATCAAAGCTTGAGGCAATGGACTATATTG TTTATACCTTCTGCAACGAAAATGAAGCTCTTTCTGCGGTTTCAAGTAGACCTGAAAGCTTCCATGTAGCCATTGTAGAG ATTAATACAAACAAAAAGAATGGGAGTTTTAAGTTTCTTGAAACTGCAAAGGACTTGCCTACCATTA TGACTTCAAACATTCATTGCATCAGCACCGTGATGAAGTGCATAGCG CTGGGCGCAGTTGAGTTTCTTAAGAAACCGCTGTCTGAGGAAAAACTAAGGAATATATGGCAACACGTGGTTCGTAAG GCATTCAATGCTGTGGGGACAGACCTGTCTGAATCAGTAAAGCCTGTTGAAGAATCCTTGGTTTCAATGTTGTACTTACAATTGGAAAATGGAGAACCTAAGGATAAAGACTTGGATAAAACCCAAGATGCATCTGTGATTCATGAAAATGACCCTGAGCCATCAACAGGAAGTGATAAGTACCCAGCTCCATCAACACCACAAATAGAACAGGGAGGGAGGTTGTCAGCCAATGGAGATTGCCAAGATCATGCTAACTGCTCGATAGAAAAAGAGAGCAGTGAGCAGGATGGAGAATCCAAATCTGTCGAAACTACCAGTGACAATACAATTGCTGAAGTAACTATACCAGTTGGCCAACCTCAGGGACCAAGGGATACCATGGTGACAGAGGAGGCTGACTTGGTTGATGGTACCAAGGGTAAGAGTACCACGTATTCTCAAACAGAAAACGGAGTAAATAGCAAAAATTCTCAAGCTGTTGCTGAAAAACCCAGTACGGTTTCTGGTATTCATAGTTCTTGTCTGAACAAAGCTAATCGAAAAAAGTCAAAG GTAGACTGGACACCGGCACTCCACAAGAAATTTGTACAAGCGGTGGACCAACTAGGTATAGATCAAGCCATCCCTTCTCGAATACTAGAGCTGATGAAAATAGAAGGCTTGACTAGGCATAATGTTGCTAGTCATCTACAG GTGCATGCCGATGCATGGGGCTGCCCTGTTATGCCCCCACCTCATGGATATAGTTCTGCATTCACTCAA AATGCATCTGTATTTCATTGTTCTGGCACCATGGATAATAGAAGTGGCATGCCTCCAAATTCTGTTGAACATCAGCCG GCAGAGGAGGTAATCGACAAGGTTGTGAAAGAAGCAATAAACAAGCCATGGTTACCTTTGCCTTTGGGCCTCAAGCCTCCTTCCACTGATACTGTGCTAGCTGAGCTGTCTAAACAAGGCATCTCCACCTTCCCTCCTCACATCTATGGCCTTAATTCATCATGCCATGGCACCACGTGA
- the LOC107946722 gene encoding two-component response regulator-like APRR2 isoform X3: MICTTNDLSAWKDFPKGLKVLLLDEDSNSAAELKSKLEAMDYIVYTFCNENEALSAVSSRPESFHVAIVEINTNKKNGSFKFLETAKDLPTIMTSNIHCISTVMKCIALGAVEFLKKPLSEEKLRNIWQHVVRKAFNAVGTDLSESVKPVEESLVSMLYLQLENGEPKDKDLDKTQDASVIHENDPEPSTGSDKYPAPSTPQIEQGGRLSANGDCQDHANCSIEKESSEQDGESKSVETTSDNTIAEVTIPVGQPQGPRDTMVTEEADLVDGTKGKSTTYSQTENGVNSKNSQAVAEKPSTVSGIHSSCLNKANRKKSKVDWTPALHKKFVQAVDQLGIDQAIPSRILELMKIEGLTRHNVASHLQKYRMHRKHILPKEDDRRWPQRDQTQRSCYPHKPIIAFPPHYSNHVVPVGPLYPMWGAPPYPSSIQMWGSQGYPLWQPTESWHWKPYPGVHADAWGCPVMPPPHGYSSAFTQNASVFHCSGTMDNRSGMPPNSVEHQPAEEVIDKVVKEAINKPWLPLPLGLKPPSTDTVLAELSKQGISTFPPHIYGLNSSCHGTT; encoded by the exons ATGATTTGCACTACAAATGATTTATCAGCATGGAAGGATTTTCCAAAGGGTCTCAAGGTCCTTCTTCTTGATGAGGACAGTAATTCTGCTGCTGAGTTAAAATCAAAGCTTGAGGCAATGGACTATATTG TTTATACCTTCTGCAACGAAAATGAAGCTCTTTCTGCGGTTTCAAGTAGACCTGAAAGCTTCCATGTAGCCATTGTAGAG ATTAATACAAACAAAAAGAATGGGAGTTTTAAGTTTCTTGAAACTGCAAAGGACTTGCCTACCATTA TGACTTCAAACATTCATTGCATCAGCACCGTGATGAAGTGCATAGCG CTGGGCGCAGTTGAGTTTCTTAAGAAACCGCTGTCTGAGGAAAAACTAAGGAATATATGGCAACACGTGGTTCGTAAG GCATTCAATGCTGTGGGGACAGACCTGTCTGAATCAGTAAAGCCTGTTGAAGAATCCTTGGTTTCAATGTTGTACTTACAATTGGAAAATGGAGAACCTAAGGATAAAGACTTGGATAAAACCCAAGATGCATCTGTGATTCATGAAAATGACCCTGAGCCATCAACAGGAAGTGATAAGTACCCAGCTCCATCAACACCACAAATAGAACAGGGAGGGAGGTTGTCAGCCAATGGAGATTGCCAAGATCATGCTAACTGCTCGATAGAAAAAGAGAGCAGTGAGCAGGATGGAGAATCCAAATCTGTCGAAACTACCAGTGACAATACAATTGCTGAAGTAACTATACCAGTTGGCCAACCTCAGGGACCAAGGGATACCATGGTGACAGAGGAGGCTGACTTGGTTGATGGTACCAAGGGTAAGAGTACCACGTATTCTCAAACAGAAAACGGAGTAAATAGCAAAAATTCTCAAGCTGTTGCTGAAAAACCCAGTACGGTTTCTGGTATTCATAGTTCTTGTCTGAACAAAGCTAATCGAAAAAAGTCAAAG GTAGACTGGACACCGGCACTCCACAAGAAATTTGTACAAGCGGTGGACCAACTAGGTATAGATCAAGCCATCCCTTCTCGAATACTAGAGCTGATGAAAATAGAAGGCTTGACTAGGCATAATGTTGCTAGTCATCTACAG AAATATAGAATGCATAGAAAACATATTTTGCCCAAGGAGGATGATCGAAGGTGGCCACAAAGAGATCAAACCCAAAGGAGTTGTTATCCACATAAACCGATCATAGCCTTCCCACCCCATTACTCAAATCATGTTGTCCCAGTTGGTCCACTCTATCCCATGTGGGGAGCACCTCCTTATCCATCCAGCATCCAAATGTGGGGTTCACAGGGTTACCCCTTGTGGCAACCAACTGAAAGTTGGCATTGGAAGCCATATCCAGGG GTGCATGCCGATGCATGGGGCTGCCCTGTTATGCCCCCACCTCATGGATATAGTTCTGCATTCACTCAA AATGCATCTGTATTTCATTGTTCTGGCACCATGGATAATAGAAGTGGCATGCCTCCAAATTCTGTTGAACATCAGCCG GCAGAGGAGGTAATCGACAAGGTTGTGAAAGAAGCAATAAACAAGCCATGGTTACCTTTGCCTTTGGGCCTCAAGCCTCCTTCCACTGATACTGTGCTAGCTGAGCTGTCTAAACAAGGCATCTCCACCTTCCCTCCTCACATCTATGGCCTTAATTCATCATGCCATGGCACCACGTGA